The proteins below come from a single Beutenbergia cavernae DSM 12333 genomic window:
- a CDS encoding class I SAM-dependent methyltransferase, with protein sequence MSTPSFPTIHQHPLAYLLGLEGVALLRAFAGERDRAFTEARLADIRQLLQAAETFGEGHDVVPLSVEDGYRYWAPTYDAGPNGFWGMEEPLVRPLMAQVPPGSVVMDAACGTGRHTSWLAEQGYDVLGVDRSPDMLAIAREKVPSARFAQGAVHELPVAEASVDLVVVTLALSHVRDLGPSFAEFARVLRPGGHLVISDTRGLFLGSPLYPLIEGADGEFGYLPNWRHATSEYLEAALPLGLLPRHCREYPRLSDALPAAGADDGGSSPGTDLDPCAPMKFEDPARPPNVWEMMPWIEAASRAAYAGNPALIIWDFERE encoded by the coding sequence ATGTCTACCCCGTCCTTCCCGACGATCCACCAGCACCCGCTCGCCTACCTCCTCGGCCTCGAGGGCGTGGCGCTCCTGCGCGCGTTCGCCGGCGAGCGCGACCGCGCGTTCACCGAGGCGCGGCTCGCGGACATCCGCCAGCTGCTCCAGGCCGCCGAGACGTTCGGCGAGGGCCACGACGTCGTCCCGCTGTCGGTCGAGGACGGCTACCGCTACTGGGCGCCGACGTACGACGCCGGACCCAACGGCTTCTGGGGCATGGAGGAGCCGCTCGTCCGGCCGCTCATGGCGCAGGTGCCACCGGGGAGCGTCGTGATGGACGCCGCGTGCGGCACCGGCCGCCACACCTCGTGGCTGGCGGAGCAGGGGTACGACGTGCTCGGCGTCGACCGGTCGCCCGACATGCTGGCCATCGCGCGCGAGAAGGTGCCCAGCGCCCGGTTCGCGCAGGGCGCTGTGCATGAGCTGCCGGTGGCCGAGGCGTCGGTGGACCTCGTCGTCGTCACCCTGGCCCTGAGCCACGTCCGCGACCTCGGGCCGTCGTTCGCGGAGTTCGCGCGGGTGTTGCGCCCGGGCGGGCACCTCGTCATCTCGGATACCCGCGGCCTCTTCCTCGGCTCGCCGCTCTATCCGTTGATCGAGGGCGCCGACGGCGAGTTCGGCTACCTGCCGAACTGGCGGCACGCGACGAGCGAGTACCTGGAGGCGGCACTTCCGCTCGGGTTGCTGCCGCGGCACTGCCGCGAGTACCCCCGCCTGAGTGATGCGCTGCCGGCGGCGGGAGCGGACGACGGCGGAAGCTCGCCCGGGACGGATCTCGATCCCTGTGCGCCGATGAAGTTCGAGGACCCCGCCCGGCCGCCGAACGTGTGGGAGATGATGCCGTGGATCGAGGCGGCGTCACGGGCGGCGTATGCCGGGAACCCGGCGCTCATCATCTGGGACTTCGAGCGGGAGTAG
- a CDS encoding enolase C-terminal domain-like protein, with protein sequence MPTITGVTVTDVRFPTSLELDGSDAMNPDCDYSAAYVVLETDGTAGDGAPLAGYGLTFTIGRGTDIVVEAATQQAALLVGRDTDAIARDMGGLYRDLTADSQLRWLGPEKGVVHLSLAAVMNAAWDLVARQAGKPLWRLLADLTPEQLVDVADLRYLSDVLTREDAVALLREREGGKAERLAELERRGYPVYTTSAGWLGYDDAKLRRLCQEAVDEGYSHVKLKVGANVDDDRRRLAIAREVIGPDRKLMIDANQVWDVPQAIEWVRALSDFDLHWIEEPTSPDDILGHAAIREALAPIGVATGEHCHNRVMFKQLIQAGSLDFLQLDTGRLASINEIVAVLLLAAHTGVKVCPHAGGVGLCEMVQHVSVLDYVAIGADLDGRVTEYVEHLHEHFTDPVEVRDDGEGPGYVVPSRPGYSTEMFPESVATYTFRDGAYWAGARAAAEDVAGAAS encoded by the coding sequence ATGCCCACGATCACCGGCGTCACCGTCACCGACGTCCGCTTCCCCACGTCGCTCGAGCTCGACGGCTCCGACGCGATGAACCCCGACTGCGACTACTCCGCCGCCTACGTCGTGCTCGAGACCGACGGCACCGCCGGCGACGGCGCACCGCTCGCCGGCTACGGCCTCACGTTCACCATCGGCCGCGGCACCGACATCGTGGTCGAGGCCGCGACGCAGCAGGCGGCGCTGCTGGTCGGGCGTGACACCGACGCGATCGCGCGCGACATGGGCGGCCTGTACCGCGACCTCACCGCCGACTCACAGCTGCGCTGGCTCGGCCCGGAGAAGGGCGTGGTCCACCTCTCGCTCGCGGCCGTCATGAACGCCGCCTGGGACCTCGTCGCACGCCAGGCCGGGAAGCCGTTGTGGCGCCTGCTGGCCGACCTGACGCCGGAGCAGCTCGTCGACGTCGCCGACCTGCGCTACCTGTCCGACGTCCTGACGCGCGAGGACGCCGTCGCCCTCCTGCGCGAGCGCGAGGGCGGGAAGGCCGAACGCCTCGCGGAGCTGGAGCGCCGCGGTTACCCGGTGTACACGACGTCGGCCGGCTGGCTCGGCTACGACGACGCGAAGCTGCGGCGGCTGTGCCAGGAGGCCGTCGACGAGGGCTACTCCCACGTCAAGCTCAAGGTGGGCGCGAACGTCGACGACGACCGGCGCCGCCTCGCCATCGCCCGCGAGGTCATCGGCCCGGACCGCAAGCTCATGATCGACGCGAACCAGGTGTGGGACGTGCCGCAGGCGATCGAGTGGGTCCGCGCGCTCAGCGACTTCGACCTCCACTGGATCGAGGAGCCGACGTCGCCGGACGACATCCTCGGTCATGCCGCCATCCGCGAGGCGCTCGCGCCCATCGGCGTCGCCACGGGCGAGCACTGCCACAACCGGGTCATGTTCAAGCAGCTCATCCAGGCCGGGTCGCTCGACTTCCTCCAGCTCGACACCGGCCGCCTCGCGAGCATCAACGAGATCGTCGCCGTCCTCCTCCTCGCCGCGCACACCGGCGTCAAGGTCTGCCCGCACGCCGGCGGCGTGGGCCTGTGCGAGATGGTGCAGCACGTGTCGGTGCTCGACTACGTGGCGATCGGCGCCGACCTGGACGGCCGCGTCACGGAGTACGTGGAGCACCTGCACGAGCACTTCACCGACCCCGTCGAGGTGCGCGACGACGGCGAGGGCCCGGGCTACGTGGTCCCGTCCCGGCCGGGCTACTCCACGGAGATGTTCCCCGAGTCCGTCGCGACGTACACGTTCCGGGACGGCGCGTACTGGGCGGGCGCCCGGGCCGCCGCGGAGGATGTCGCGGGAGCGGCGTCGTGA
- a CDS encoding aldo/keto reductase, giving the protein MDTQRLPRRDVALTEVGFGAAQGGDLYRPTTHEEFARAVETAWDGGVRYFDTAPHYGLGLSERRLGALLRDRPRGELVLSTKVGRLLVPSPSTAHERDLDHGGMFDVPADVRRVWDFTADGVRRSLEESLGRLGLDRVDVVYLHDPDEAGLLDVAIAEAIPALAALRDEGVIGAIGAGMNASAPLARVVREGDVDVVMCAGRYTLLDPSAADDLLPLAAERGVGVVVAGVYNSGLLAHDRPPADATYDYAQAPRELLMRAHRIADVCEAHGVTLPAAALAFVRGHPAVVSTVVGLRTAEQVTQALDRAATAVPAALWRDLRSAGLLRADVPAPA; this is encoded by the coding sequence ATGGACACGCAGAGGCTGCCGCGGCGCGACGTCGCGCTGACCGAGGTCGGGTTCGGCGCCGCGCAGGGCGGGGACCTGTACCGCCCGACGACGCACGAGGAGTTCGCCCGCGCCGTCGAGACCGCCTGGGACGGCGGCGTGCGGTACTTCGACACGGCGCCGCACTACGGCCTCGGGCTGTCCGAGCGACGGCTCGGCGCCCTGCTGCGGGATCGACCCCGCGGGGAGCTCGTGCTGTCGACGAAGGTCGGGCGGCTCCTCGTTCCGTCACCGTCGACGGCGCACGAACGCGACCTCGACCACGGTGGCATGTTCGACGTGCCGGCCGACGTCCGCCGCGTCTGGGACTTCACCGCCGACGGCGTGCGCCGCTCGCTCGAGGAGAGCCTGGGGCGGCTCGGACTCGACCGCGTCGACGTCGTCTACCTGCACGACCCCGACGAGGCCGGCCTGCTCGACGTCGCGATCGCCGAGGCGATCCCCGCGCTCGCCGCGCTGCGCGACGAGGGCGTGATCGGCGCGATCGGCGCCGGGATGAACGCGTCCGCGCCGCTGGCACGCGTGGTGCGCGAGGGCGACGTCGACGTCGTCATGTGCGCCGGGCGCTACACGCTGCTCGACCCGAGCGCGGCCGACGACCTGCTGCCGCTCGCCGCCGAACGCGGGGTCGGCGTCGTCGTCGCCGGGGTGTACAACTCCGGGCTGCTCGCGCACGACAGGCCGCCCGCCGACGCCACGTACGACTACGCGCAGGCGCCCCGCGAGCTGCTGATGCGGGCGCACCGGATCGCCGACGTGTGCGAGGCGCACGGGGTGACCCTCCCCGCGGCGGCCCTGGCGTTCGTGCGCGGGCACCCGGCCGTCGTCTCGACGGTCGTGGGGCTGCGGACGGCTGAACAGGTCACGCAGGCGCTCGACCGGGCGGCGACGGCGGTCCCCGCCGCACTCTGGCGCGACCTGCGCTCCGCCGGCCTGCTCCGCGCGGACGTGCCGGCGCCCGCGTGA
- a CDS encoding serine hydrolase domain-containing protein: MTPDRAIEDALAPHVQGDDPPGLAWLVARGDDVRAGSIGTHEPVGGGGIARDTIFRISSVTKPVCAVVAMMLLDDGVLSLDDPVQEWLPELADRRVLAEPNGPLTATVPAHRPITVRDVLTFRLGTGMDFTGPFPGVVLEAMTASGLNVGPPAPAVNPEPAEWMRRFGELPLMVQPGERWLYHTSAEVLGVLLARAAGEPLPGLLAERLFDPLGMTSTAFDVPPERRGRFGPQWASNPGTGALERYDDADGQWSRPPAFPGAGDGLVSTVDDLYALADLLRGGGATARTGRLVSEESVRAMTTDYVGGVADAAGLIGWGFATGVQIADAPGGRPAGSYGWDGGMGSTWWIDPASGVVGILLTNRAWSTAGPSPVFDAFWGAVHAT, encoded by the coding sequence ATGACGCCAGACCGCGCCATCGAGGACGCGCTCGCGCCGCACGTCCAGGGAGACGACCCACCGGGCCTCGCCTGGCTCGTCGCGCGCGGTGACGACGTGCGGGCGGGCTCGATCGGCACCCACGAGCCCGTCGGCGGCGGAGGGATCGCGCGCGACACGATCTTCCGCATCTCGTCGGTCACCAAGCCGGTGTGCGCCGTCGTCGCGATGATGCTGCTCGACGACGGCGTGCTCAGCCTGGACGACCCGGTCCAGGAGTGGCTGCCGGAGCTCGCCGACCGGCGCGTGCTCGCCGAGCCGAACGGCCCGCTCACCGCGACCGTGCCCGCGCACCGGCCGATCACGGTGCGCGACGTGCTGACGTTCCGCCTCGGGACCGGCATGGACTTCACCGGGCCGTTCCCCGGCGTCGTGCTGGAGGCGATGACCGCGAGCGGCCTCAACGTCGGCCCGCCCGCGCCGGCCGTGAACCCGGAACCGGCCGAGTGGATGCGCCGGTTCGGTGAGCTGCCGCTGATGGTCCAGCCGGGCGAGCGCTGGCTCTACCACACGTCCGCGGAGGTGCTCGGTGTGCTGCTGGCGCGAGCCGCCGGGGAGCCGCTGCCGGGCCTGCTCGCGGAGCGCCTGTTCGACCCGCTCGGGATGACGAGCACCGCGTTCGACGTCCCGCCCGAGCGCCGGGGCCGATTCGGGCCGCAGTGGGCGTCGAACCCGGGAACCGGCGCGCTCGAGCGGTACGACGACGCCGACGGCCAGTGGTCGCGCCCGCCCGCCTTCCCCGGCGCGGGCGACGGGCTGGTCTCGACCGTCGACGACCTGTACGCGCTCGCGGACCTGCTGCGCGGTGGCGGGGCGACGGCGCGCACGGGTCGGCTCGTGAGCGAGGAGTCGGTCCGGGCGATGACCACCGACTACGTGGGTGGTGTCGCGGACGCCGCGGGGCTCATCGGGTGGGGCTTCGCGACCGGCGTGCAGATCGCCGACGCACCGGGCGGCCGGCCCGCCGGCAGCTACGGCTGGGACGGCGGCATGGGCAGCACCTGGTGGATCGACCCGGCGAGCGGCGTCGTCGGCATCCTGCTCACGAACCGGGCCTGGTCGACGGCGGGGCCGTCACCGGTGTTCGACGCGTTCTGGGGCGCCGTGCACGCCACCTGA
- a CDS encoding aldo/keto reductase — protein sequence MTYRQLGDSGLTVSVLGIGCNAFGARIDAEAVRGVVGAALDAGVTLFDTADSYSRGESETLLGEALGSRRDEVVVATKFGSDLGGLNGPDWGVRGSRRYVRRAVEGSLRRLGTDYIDLYQLHFPDPVTPIEETLEVLHDLVTEGKVRYIGSSNLTAWQVVDAEWTARSAGTTRFISAQNKYSLYDRSAEAELVPACERTGVGILPYFPLEFGLLTGKYTRGQAAPEGTRLADPRQTSRLAAADFDRIEALERFAADRGVGILDVAIGGLAAQPAVGSVIAGVTRGEQVAANAAAAAWTPSPEDLVALDEIR from the coding sequence ATGACGTATCGCCAGCTGGGCGACTCCGGGTTGACCGTCTCCGTGCTGGGCATCGGGTGCAACGCGTTCGGCGCGCGCATCGACGCCGAGGCAGTCCGCGGCGTCGTCGGCGCCGCGCTCGACGCCGGGGTGACCCTGTTCGACACGGCCGACTCCTACAGCCGCGGCGAGAGCGAGACGCTGCTCGGCGAGGCGCTGGGCTCGCGCCGCGACGAGGTGGTCGTGGCCACGAAGTTCGGCTCGGACCTCGGCGGGCTCAACGGGCCGGACTGGGGCGTGCGCGGGTCGCGCCGCTACGTGCGACGCGCGGTGGAGGGCAGCCTGCGCCGCCTGGGCACCGACTACATCGACCTGTACCAGCTGCACTTCCCGGACCCGGTGACGCCCATCGAGGAGACGCTCGAGGTGCTCCACGACCTGGTCACCGAGGGCAAGGTCCGGTACATCGGGTCGTCGAACCTCACGGCGTGGCAGGTGGTCGACGCCGAGTGGACCGCCCGCTCCGCCGGCACCACGCGCTTCATCAGCGCCCAGAACAAGTACTCGCTGTACGACCGCTCCGCCGAGGCCGAGCTCGTCCCGGCCTGCGAGCGGACCGGCGTCGGGATCCTGCCGTACTTCCCGCTGGAGTTCGGCCTGCTGACCGGGAAGTACACGCGCGGCCAGGCGGCGCCCGAGGGCACCCGGCTCGCCGACCCACGCCAGACCAGCCGGCTGGCGGCGGCGGACTTCGACCGGATCGAGGCCCTCGAGCGCTTCGCGGCGGACCGCGGCGTCGGCATCCTCGACGTCGCGATCGGCGGGCTCGCCGCGCAGCCGGCGGTCGGCTCCGTCATCGCGGGCGTCACCCGGGGCGAGCAGGTGGCGGCCAACGCCGCGGCAGCCGCCTGGACGCCGTCGCCCGAGGACCTCGTGGCCCTCGACGAGATCCGCTGA
- a CDS encoding TetR/AcrR family transcriptional regulator, whose translation MSDVEAELVPRRAMRADARRNYDALLVAARDAFATGGVQASLEDIARRAGVGVGTLYRHFPTRQDLLRSVYLDEVTALVRFAEEQPGADAWDALVAWLRRFVEYVGTKRALAEGLRFDEPVMRSARDRMMAAGAPLLARAQEAGVARDELDIDDVVSLVLGIVMMNADDRERLERLLRVGLDGLRAPAGR comes from the coding sequence ATGTCCGACGTCGAAGCCGAGCTCGTCCCGCGGCGAGCCATGCGCGCCGATGCGCGGCGCAACTACGACGCGCTGCTCGTCGCCGCGCGAGACGCGTTCGCCACGGGCGGCGTCCAGGCGTCGCTCGAGGACATCGCACGCCGTGCGGGAGTCGGCGTCGGCACGCTCTACCGCCACTTCCCGACGCGGCAGGATCTCCTGCGCAGCGTCTACCTCGACGAGGTCACGGCGCTCGTGCGGTTCGCCGAGGAGCAGCCGGGCGCCGACGCCTGGGACGCCCTCGTCGCGTGGCTGCGGCGGTTCGTGGAGTACGTCGGGACGAAGCGGGCGCTCGCGGAGGGTCTGCGCTTCGACGAGCCGGTCATGCGTTCCGCCCGCGACCGCATGATGGCGGCCGGTGCGCCGCTGCTCGCCCGCGCCCAGGAGGCCGGCGTCGCCCGCGACGAGCTCGACATCGACGACGTCGTCAGCCTGGTGCTCGGGATCGTGATGATGAACGCCGACGACCGCGAGCGCCTCGAGCGGCTCCTGCGCGTCGGGCTCGACGGGCTGCGGGCGCCTGCCGGGAGGTAA
- a CDS encoding LLM class F420-dependent oxidoreductase: MRLGLQIPDFTWAGGPKALGSDLARVARTADDGGFGYLAVMDHFFQIGAVGPTENDMLEAYTTLGFLAAHTEHAKLLTVITGVHYRHPGVLAKTVTTLDVLSGGRAILGVGAGWNEEESRGLGIPFPPLRERFELLEDTLRLVTQMWAGDEAPFQGTHVHAERPLNVPQALSTPHPPIMVGGGGEKKTLRLVAQYAQACNLFNTPDLSHKLEVLRAHCDDVGRDHTEITKTAYHVLDVGPRGERTAQLIDELGRLRDAGIDDVIGGVPDVATSDALERLAADVVPVVATF, encoded by the coding sequence ATGCGTCTCGGTCTCCAGATCCCCGACTTCACCTGGGCAGGCGGCCCGAAGGCCCTCGGCTCGGACCTCGCCCGCGTGGCCCGCACGGCGGACGACGGCGGGTTCGGCTACCTCGCCGTCATGGACCACTTCTTCCAGATCGGCGCCGTCGGACCCACCGAGAACGACATGCTCGAGGCGTACACGACGCTCGGCTTCCTCGCCGCGCACACGGAGCACGCCAAGCTCCTCACCGTCATCACCGGCGTCCACTACCGGCACCCGGGCGTGCTCGCGAAGACCGTCACGACGCTCGACGTCCTCTCCGGCGGCCGCGCGATCCTCGGCGTCGGCGCCGGCTGGAACGAGGAGGAGTCCCGCGGCCTGGGCATCCCCTTCCCGCCGCTGCGCGAGCGGTTCGAGCTCCTCGAGGACACGCTGCGCCTCGTCACGCAGATGTGGGCCGGTGACGAGGCCCCGTTCCAGGGCACGCACGTGCACGCGGAGCGGCCGCTCAACGTCCCGCAGGCGCTGAGCACGCCGCACCCGCCGATCATGGTCGGCGGCGGGGGCGAGAAGAAGACGCTGCGGCTGGTCGCCCAGTACGCCCAGGCGTGCAACCTCTTCAACACCCCGGACCTGTCCCACAAGCTCGAGGTGCTGCGCGCGCACTGCGACGACGTCGGCCGCGATCACACCGAGATCACGAAGACGGCGTACCACGTGCTCGACGTCGGCCCGCGCGGCGAGCGGACGGCGCAGCTCATCGACGAGCTCGGCCGGCTGCGCGACGCCGGCATCGACGACGTCATCGGTGGCGTGCCGGACGTCGCGACCTCCGACGCCCTGGAGCGGCTCGCGGCGGACGTCGTCCCGGTCGTCGCGACGTTCTGA
- a CDS encoding TA system VapC family ribonuclease toxin yields the protein MIVDANVLLYAVDTGSPFHRAAKEWLEEALSGPARVGLPWPSLLAFQRIASHPRAAAQPLTPGAAWAFITEWLRADPAWIPTPGDGHAAILGRLLTAGDLRGNLVTDAHLAALALEHGVGICSFDSDFARFDGLTWHNPSAAR from the coding sequence GTGATCGTCGACGCGAACGTGCTGCTGTACGCCGTCGACACCGGCAGCCCGTTCCACCGCGCCGCCAAGGAATGGCTGGAGGAGGCACTGAGCGGACCGGCCCGGGTCGGCCTTCCGTGGCCCTCGCTCCTCGCGTTCCAACGGATCGCCTCCCACCCGCGAGCCGCAGCACAGCCGCTGACCCCAGGGGCCGCGTGGGCGTTCATCACCGAGTGGCTGCGCGCGGATCCAGCCTGGATCCCGACGCCGGGTGACGGGCATGCGGCGATCCTTGGCCGACTCCTCACCGCCGGGGACCTCCGCGGCAACCTGGTCACGGACGCCCACCTCGCCGCGCTCGCGCTCGAGCACGGCGTCGGCATCTGCTCGTTCGACAGTGACTTCGCCCGCTTCGACGGGCTGACCTGGCACAACCCGAGCGCAGCGCGTTAG
- a CDS encoding DUF1269 domain-containing protein, translated as MTTFTVWKFDTPEGANGASDTLKAAASDGLVRVVDSAIVSWPADAKAPKTVNRNEDSWRGTGWGAFWGLLFGTLFFVPFLGAAVGAAAGAISKAVGAVGINDEQLEEIRTQVTPGTSALFVVTENADTDRLGERFRGHAKLIATNLTDAEEKVLLETFGA; from the coding sequence ATGACCACGTTCACCGTCTGGAAGTTCGACACCCCCGAAGGCGCCAACGGGGCCTCCGACACTCTCAAGGCCGCGGCGTCGGACGGGCTCGTCCGCGTGGTGGACTCGGCGATCGTCTCCTGGCCGGCCGACGCGAAGGCCCCGAAGACGGTGAACCGCAACGAGGACTCGTGGCGGGGCACGGGCTGGGGCGCGTTCTGGGGCCTGCTGTTCGGCACGCTGTTCTTCGTCCCCTTCCTCGGAGCCGCCGTCGGTGCCGCGGCGGGGGCGATCAGCAAGGCCGTCGGCGCCGTCGGGATCAACGACGAACAGCTCGAGGAGATCCGCACCCAGGTGACGCCGGGGACGTCGGCGCTGTTCGTGGTCACCGAGAACGCCGACACCGACCGTCTCGGCGAGCGGTTCCGCGGGCACGCCAAGCTCATCGCGACGAACCTCACGGACGCCGAGGAGAAGGTCCTGCTCGAGACGTTCGGCGCCTGA
- a CDS encoding SDR family NAD(P)-dependent oxidoreductase, with the protein MSGPTTASGEFAGLVALVTGGASGIGAAVAAALTERGARVATLDRSAHDAQPGGVAVVADVTDDDGVRRAVAEAAGALGALDVLVNNAGIGAAGTVADNDDAEWLRVLDVNLLGLVRVTRAALPHLRASEHAAIVNTCSVAASAGLPNRALYSATKGAVQSLTLAMAADHVREGIRVTCVNPGTVDTPWVGRLLDAADDPAAERVALAARQPSGRLVTPAEVAHAVCYLASPLASATTGTTLAVDGGMQGLRLRPE; encoded by the coding sequence GTGAGCGGGCCGACGACGGCGTCCGGCGAGTTCGCCGGTCTCGTCGCTCTGGTGACGGGTGGGGCGAGCGGCATCGGCGCCGCGGTCGCCGCGGCGCTCACCGAGCGCGGGGCGCGCGTCGCGACGCTGGACCGCAGCGCGCACGACGCCCAGCCGGGCGGCGTCGCCGTCGTCGCGGACGTGACGGACGACGACGGCGTCCGGCGCGCCGTCGCGGAGGCCGCGGGCGCGCTCGGCGCACTCGACGTGCTCGTCAACAACGCCGGCATCGGGGCCGCCGGGACGGTGGCCGACAACGACGACGCCGAGTGGCTGCGCGTGCTCGACGTCAACCTGCTCGGGCTCGTCCGCGTCACCCGGGCGGCGCTGCCGCACCTGCGGGCCAGCGAGCACGCGGCGATCGTCAACACGTGCTCGGTCGCGGCGAGCGCCGGCCTGCCGAACCGCGCGCTGTACTCCGCGACGAAGGGCGCCGTGCAGTCGCTCACGCTCGCGATGGCCGCTGACCACGTGCGCGAAGGAATCCGCGTGACGTGCGTGAACCCGGGCACCGTGGACACCCCGTGGGTCGGGCGCCTGCTCGACGCCGCCGACGACCCGGCCGCCGAGCGCGTGGCCCTCGCGGCGCGCCAGCCGAGCGGCCGGCTCGTCACCCCGGCCGAGGTCGCGCACGCCGTCTGCTACCTGGCGTCCCCGCTCGCGAGCGCGACCACCGGCACGACCCTCGCCGTCGACGGCGGCATGCAGGGTCTGCGGCTGCGGCCCGAGTGA
- a CDS encoding fumarylacetoacetate hydrolase family protein: protein MHLMRLGPIGAEIPAVGDGDNVYDLRPLVGRLDGAFLASGGIARVREALAAGALPVLDGAASLRRGAPVAQPPAVICIGQNYAAHAAESGAEPPSSPIIFFKHPNTVVGPDDDVPFPPGATKLDWEVELGVVIGRSAWQLPSREAALEHVAGYTIVDDVSERAWQIEESGGQWSKGKSAPGFAPTGPWLVPADEVDAGALQLRSWVNGEARQDSVTADMIFDVGFIVWHLSQYLELSPGDLICTGTPEGVALSGRFPYLGAGDVVALEISGLGRQEHAVV, encoded by the coding sequence GTGCACCTGATGCGACTCGGACCGATCGGCGCGGAGATCCCCGCCGTCGGCGACGGCGACAACGTCTACGACCTGCGCCCGCTGGTCGGCCGCCTCGACGGCGCGTTCCTCGCCTCGGGCGGGATCGCGCGGGTGCGGGAGGCGCTCGCCGCGGGTGCGCTGCCGGTGCTCGACGGCGCCGCCTCGCTGCGGCGTGGCGCGCCGGTCGCGCAGCCCCCCGCCGTGATCTGCATCGGCCAGAACTACGCGGCGCACGCCGCCGAGTCCGGGGCCGAGCCGCCGTCGTCGCCGATCATCTTCTTCAAGCACCCCAACACGGTCGTCGGGCCGGACGACGACGTCCCGTTCCCGCCCGGCGCGACGAAGCTCGACTGGGAGGTCGAGCTCGGCGTCGTCATCGGACGTTCCGCGTGGCAGCTGCCCTCGCGCGAGGCCGCGCTCGAGCACGTCGCCGGGTACACGATCGTCGACGACGTCAGCGAGCGCGCGTGGCAGATCGAGGAGTCCGGCGGCCAGTGGTCGAAGGGCAAGTCCGCGCCGGGCTTCGCGCCCACCGGACCGTGGCTCGTGCCCGCCGACGAGGTCGACGCCGGCGCCCTGCAGCTGCGCTCCTGGGTCAACGGTGAGGCCCGGCAGGACTCCGTGACCGCCGACATGATCTTCGACGTCGGCTTCATCGTGTGGCACCTGTCGCAGTACCTGGAACTCTCCCCCGGCGACCTCATCTGCACGGGGACGCCGGAGGGGGTGGCGCTGTCCGGCCGCTTCCCGTACCTGGGTGCCGGCGACGTCGTCGCGCTGGAGATCTCCGGGCTCGGGCGGCAGGAGCACGCCGTCGTCTGA